The stretch of DNA AGTGTTGCCTCTAGTCCGTAATAGAATTACCTAGAGGTGGCGCTACAGCGAACAAAAATGCGACATAATACAAGGTGATCGAAGACACGCGCATAAGGATTGAGGATAATGTTAGCTAGGGTTTGGAGCGCATCTATTGTTGGCATAGACGCTGTAAAGGTAGGCGTTGAGGTTGATGTATCGGGAGGACTGCCTAAAATTGTGGTGGTGGGTCTACCTGATACTGCTGTCCAAGAAGCCAAAGAAAGGGTAAAAGCAACTCTGAAAAATGCTGGTTATGCGTTTCCAATGCGGAGTATAGTGATTAATTTAACTCCCGCAGATTTGCGAAAGGAAGGGCCAAGCTTTGATTTGTCAATCGCAGTGGGAATTTTAGCAGCTTCGGAACAAGTTAATGCAGATTTGTTAGGAGATTATTTATTTTTAGGAGAACTTTCTCTGGACGGAAGTTTGCGCCCTGTTGCTGGAGTTTTGCCCATTGCTGCTGCGGCAAAAAAAATGGGTATTGCGGGATTGATTTTGCCTGCTGCGAATGCACAAGAGGCCGCATTGATTGAAGGCTTATCTGTTTATGGTTTCGAGAATATATTTGCAGTTACAGATTTTTTGAATAATCCAAACTGCTACTCACCGATGGAAGTAGATGCTAGGAAAGAATTAGCTACTACACAATTTAATACTTTAGATTTAAAGGATGTAAAAGGACAGGCTCATGCTCGTAGGGCTCTAGAAATTGCTGCCGCTGGTGGGCATAATTTAATTTTTGTTGGGCCGCCTGGTAGTGGTAAAACTATGTTAGCAAGACGTTTACCTGGAATCTTACCACCACTGAGTTTTGATGAAGCTTTAGAAGTAACTCAAATTCATTCTGTGGCGGGGTTGCTGAAGGATAGAGGAAGGCTAATTAGCGATCGCCCTTTTCGCAGTCCTCATCATTCTGCTTCTGGCCCTTCTCTTGTTGGTGGTGGGAGTTTTCCTCGTCCGGGGGAAATCTCTTTAGCTCACCGAGGTGTGCTTTTTCTAGATGAATTGACGGAATTTAAACGGGATGTTTTGGAGTTTTTACGGCAGCCGCTAGAAGATGGTCAAGTTACAATTTCTAGGACTAGACAATCTGTTGTATTTCCCGCACAATTTACCTTGGTTTCTAGTACCAATCCTTGCGCTTGTGGTTATTACGGCGATCCTATTCAACAGTGTACTTGTTCGCCGCAAAAAAGAGAGCAATACTGGGCAAAACTTTCTGGGCCTTTGATGGATAGAATTGATTTACAAGTAGCTGTGAATCGTTTGAAACCAGAGGAAATCACCCGTCAGTCTACGGGGGAAGAGTCGGAACCAGTGCGAGTAAGAGTACAGGAGGCGCGATCGCGAGCACGGGAAAGGTTTAAATTAGAATCTAATTTGCGTTGTAATGCGGAAATGCAGAGCCGTCATATTAATAAATGGTGCCAGTTAGATGATGCTTCTCGGAATTTATTAGAAGGGGCAATTCGGAAATTGGGGCTGTCTGCGAGGGCCAGCGATCGCATTTTGAAAGTGGCGAGGACTATTGCAGATTTAGGGAGGGATGAAAGTTTGAAAAGTAATCATGTTGCGGAGGCGATTCAGTATCGTACAATAGATAGGATGCAGTAACAATAAAATGTAAGATGGAAGCAATACAATTGTCTTTGTTTTCTAGTGACGAAAATCCAATTTCAGCCCCAAGACAAAAACAAGTAAAATTAGGACGTTATGAACGCATTAAACGTCAACTAGAAACAGATGACAGCGATCCATACAAGATATTCATTGATATCAAATCGCCGTTGTTGCCTGCATCAGGTTATACCTTTGTCGATCTTTTCTGCGGTGCAGGAGGAATGACACAAGGTTTAGTACAAGCAGGTTTTCAACCTGTAGCAAGTGTTGAAGCTAATCCCATCGCTTCTGCGACTCATCAAAAAAACTTTCCTAAGTGCCATCACTTTTGTGGGGATATAAAAAGCTTTTCTCCCCAACAATGGTTAAGTCAAATCAATTCCCCCAAAGTCCATCTTGTTGTAGGTGGGCCACCATGTCAAGGTTTCTCCGTTGCGGGAAAACGTGACCCCAACGATCCTCGCAATCGTCTATTCAAAGAGTTTGTCCGCGCTGTCTCTGAAATACATCCTTGGTATGTTGTTATGGAAAATGTCCCAGGAATTTTGACAATACAGAAAGGTGCTGTTAAAAAAGCAATTTGCGAGGCTTTTGATGAAATTGGCTATCCTCATGTTTCCGTTGCAATTCTTGAATACCGCCACCGCCAGCATATTGAGATGAGGCTATCTGTTTTCCTTCACACTCTCGACAATGCCATTGTTGGTCAGACAGAAGATTAAAAACTTTTAATTGGGTTGAGTCTTGTCTCAATTGAGCTTTAATTGTGCTTGCTAAATCTTGATTGCTCATTCTATGTTTTCCACCACTATTTCTAGATTGTTAAGAAGATTAGAAACGGTTAGGTCTAGACCCTTAGCAAGACTTGTAAGTGCTGTCAGGGAGGGATTTCTTACTCCGCGTTCGACTCCAGATATATAAGTGCGGTCTAAGTTAGCCCGCAGTCCCAGTTCTTCTTGCGAAATTCCCAAAGCTGTCCTGCGTTGCCTTACGAGATGACCTAAAGCACGAAGAATCTTTTTTTTCGATTGATTCATGTGCCAATTGTGAATTTATATGGACTATCAGTCTACGGACGATGTGTCACATATTTGTAAAGATCAATTGCCTGCCCATCAGACGTACAATAAGACAGTTGTATTCTGCGGCCCCAACCGTGATCGATCGCTACACTCTGCCCGAAATGGGCGAAATCTGGACAGACACAGCCAAGCTCAAAACATGGCTGCAAGTAGAAATCGCAGTCTGCGAAGCACAAGCCGAACTCGGCTACATCCCCGCCGAAGCAGTCGAAGAAATCAAAGCTAAGGCTAATTTTGACCCTAAGCGCGTCCTAGAAATTGAAGCCGAAGTCCGCCACGATATCATCGCATTTTTGACAAATGTGAATGAATATGTAGGCGATGCAGGCCGCTATATTCACCTCGGTTTAACGAGTTCTGATGTTGTAGATACTGCTTTAGCTCTGCAACTGGTAAAGAGTGCTGATATCTTACTAGAACGCCTAGAATGTTTGAGTCAAGCTATTCGCTATCAGGCTCAAAAACACCGAGATACTGTGATGGTGGGACGCTCTCACGGGATTCATGCTGAGCCTATTACTTTTGGCTTTAAACTAGCAGGATGGTTGGCAGAAGTTTGCCGTAATCGCGAAAGATTGGTGCGAGTTCGCTCCTCTATTGCTGTTGGTAAAATATCCGGTGCAGTCGGAACCTATGCCAATATTGACCCCAAAGTAGAAGCTATTTCCTGCCAAAATCTGGGACTAGAACCTGATACTGCATCTACTCAGGTAATTTCGCGCGATCGCCACGCCGAATATGTCCAAACTTTAGCTCTGATCGCTGCATCTATCGAGCGTTTTGCAGTAGAAATTCGGAACCTCCAACGAACAGATGTTCTGGAAGTTGAAGAATTCTTTTCTAAAGGGCAAAAAGGCTCGTCAGCTATGCCTCATAAACGCAACCCTATCCGCTCTGAACGGCTGACAGGACTGGCAAGAATTATCAGAGGTCATGCCGTAGCAGCTCTAGAAAATGTTGCTTTATGGCACGAACGTGATATCTCTCATAGTTCCGTAGAACGAATAATTTTGCCAGAAGCTTCGACCTTAACGCACTTCATGTTATCGGAAATTACCGACTTAGTAAAAAACTTGCTGGTTTATCCAGAAAACATGAAGCGGAATATGAATATTTACGGAGGAGTTATCTTTAGCCAGCGGGTACTTTTAGCCCTGGTAGAAAAGGGAATGAACCGGGAAGAAGCATATAAAATTGTCCAATCCTGTGCTCATGAAGCCTGGAACAAAAACTCAGGAAATTTCCACGATCTAATTGCCAAAGATAGTCACGTTACTGCTTGTTTGACAGCAAAAGAAATTGAAGATTGCTTCGATCCGCAGTATCAACTAAGGCATTTAGACCAAATTTATCAGCGCTTAGGGATCTGAGTAACGATCTAATTAAAAATTAAAAATGAAAGATAACAATGCTTTCATTTTTATTTTTTATTAACTTTTTCGATCGCAGCTAACAACCAATAACTAACCATTAACTATGAAATTGAGTAACTTTGGATTGAGTAACTTTGGTAAATATTTAATAATATTTCTGGTCGTGTTGTTATCTGTAATAAGTATAAACTTGACTATTGTCCGAGCCACCGATCCACCTACAGTAATAAATGATGAAGCTTCACCCATCTCGAAACCAACTGAAAGTATGCCACTTTATCAAGTTCCTAGTTGGGCAAGAACGATCGATATCCGCACAGTAAACCCTAATATACGCCTAGATATCCGCTATGCGACCACCAATAATTTCTTAAAGAGAAAGCTGTATTCTGTCGCACGATGTGCATTAAGAGCAAGTGTTGCTCAAAGGCTGTCGCGAGTTCAAGAAAATGTGCAAAAAATAGGACTCAGTTTAAAAGTTTATGACTGCTACAGACCGCTATCAGTTACTAAGCAAATGTGGGCAGCTATGCCAGATTCGCGCTACGTTGCCAATCCTGCTAGAGGTTCGCGACACAATCGGGGTGCGGCTGTCGATCTTACCCTCGTAGATCGCAGTGGTAAAGAACTAGAAATGCCTACAGGATTCGATGATTTTACTGAAAAAGCTCATAGAGATTATTTAGGTGGCAGCGTTCAATCTAGGAAAAATAGTCAATTACTTGAAAGGGTGATGAAAGCCCAGGGATTTGTATCTCTATCAACTGAATGGTGGCATTTTGATTCAGAAGATTGGGAAAAGTTTTCACTTCTTGATGTACCTCTGCAAGCAATTCGTTAACGCACGCTCCGTCAAAAATCCGGTTTCTGCGTCAATATTTCTCGAAAAAAGCGACGATTTTGGTCAGAAACCGGGTTTTTCGCGTAAGTCCTACTCTCATCGGATCTTTTTCTGTTCCAAGTTTGCTTGCTGCTGAAACTTTTCTCTCCCTCTAGTGATAAAAGAGGAATCATCTAAAACTGGGGCGAAAGGATTCGAACCTCTGAATGGCTGGACCAAAACCAGCTGCCTTACCACTTGGCGACGCCCCAATGACTTAACCTTTGTCATTCTAGCATTTACACAGCAGGTGTCAAGCAATTTGCCGATCTAAATTAAAATTTTCTCCAAAACTGCGCCAATTCCCACTCCTGCTTAACTTTGAGGTCGGAGATGGTATGGCGGCCGCACCGGGATCTGAATCCAAAACTCCGCTCCTTGCCCCGGCTCGGAGATACATTTGAAAATGCCGCCGTGTTTCTCTACCACAATCTGATAGCTAATCGACAAGCCTAAGCCTGTACCCTTACCTACGGGCTTCGTAGTAAAGAAGGGGTCAAACAGCCGATTTTTGACTTTATCGCTAATTCCTGCCCCGCTGTCCTGAATCCGAATCACCACATATTCAGGATTGGGGAAAGCAGATTGAGAAAACTCCTCCCCAGCCATCACCCCAGTAATAATCCTAATTGTCCGAGGTTCTGGTTGATTTTCCAAAGCATCGATCGCATTCCCAATCACATTCATAAACACTTGATTCAATTGTCCCGCATAACACTCTACTCTCGGCAAAATCCCCAATTCCTTAATTATCTCTATTCCCGAATTCTTACCCTTAGATTTCAAGCGGTTGTGTAAAATCAGTAGAGTGCTCTCAATTCCTTCGTGGATATCCACCGGCTTCATTTCAGCCTCATCTAACCGCGAGAAATTCCGCAGAGAGAGCACAATCTGGCGAATCCGTTCAGCACCCATCTCCATTGAAGATAAGATTTTCGGCAAATCCTCGACCAAAAAATCTAGATCGATCGCTTCGGTCAAAGTTTTAACTTCTGGAACCGGATTGGGGTAGTGTTTCTGATAAATGCGTAACACTTGCAAGATATCTTTAACGTACTCCTCACAGTAAGTCAGATTGCCATAGATAAAATTAACGGGATTATTAATCTCATGGGCGACACCTGCTACCATTTGACCCAGAGAAGACATTTTTTCATTCTGGATGAGCTGAGCTTCTTTTTGCTGCAAACTCTGCAAAGCATCGCTGAGGTGGAAAGCCTGAGTTTGAGCCGCCAAGGCCGCAGCGCGGGTTTGAGCATAAAGTTCTGCTTGGTCGATCGCGATCGCCAATTGATCGACCACAGCGTGCAGTAATTCCACTTCCGAATCCTTCCAATCCCGGCGGCCGCTGTAGTGATTGCAAACCACCGCCCCCAATTGACCCGATCGCGTTTCCAATGGTAGCAGCAGTTGCGATGAGATCTGGGTAGTGCGTAAAAAAGCCCGGATTTCGGGGTCTAAATCAGTGTCCAATTCTACATCATCAATCCTTACCGTCTGGCGATCGCGAATTTTCTCGGCTAGCAAATTCACTTGTGCCGGCGGATACTCCAAAAGCCGATGCTGTAATTTAGGATTCCCCGCCTCGTGGGTGACAGCAAAGCTCAACTGATGCGTCCCTCCCGGCAAATACCACAGAAAATGACACTGATCGATCTGTAACAAACTGCGAATCTCATTCACCGCCGTTCCCAAAATAGTATCGAGGTCGAGGGAATCCCGAATTTGACTCGCCAGACGGAACAGCAAACCCTCGCGGCGGCTATTAAGTTCTTCCCGCGCTTTCACCCGATCGATCGCCACTGCGATCGCTAAAGCTACCCACCCCAGTACCTCTCGCACCCCTTCCGTCACAGGTTTACTAGCGATCAGAGCCATTACCCCCACTAACCGTTCTTCCACAATTAACGGATAAGTAATCGGGACTGCTGCGGAAGCAAAGGAGTTTTGATTGGTCAGAGATTGCTTCCCACCAGACAATGCTTCCCGGTTTTGAGATGGTTTCGTTGTACCCGCAATGCTTACCGGTTTTGAATTAGAAGAGTTTAGAGAGTTTTGAGCGTCCAGAGATGAGTTCGTTCCTGGCAAGGTTAAACCTTGCGGGTAGGCAACGCCAACGCCATTTTGAGTTAAAAGAGTCAACAATTCCTGCGTTTGCTCTTCCCCCTTTCCTCTGCCTTCTGCCTTCTGCCTTTTGCCTTCTTCAGGATACCAGAAGTTCGCCCAATCCCCCGTCCCCACTCCTGACGAAGCCTGCAACTCTAACTGCTTGGCCTGTTGGTTAAAAGTCCAGATACCTACACCTGTAGCGTCAAGGTGCTGTATCATCGCCTCTGTGCACAGATTCAGGATTGCGGATATTGTCCCACCACCTCCTAATGCTGCGCCTACCTCAGCTTCCAAGATTGACAGGCGCGATCGCTCCCACAACGAAGCCTCTGTAAGCTTGCGTTCGGTGATGTCTCGCGAGACTGCTACCAGTTGTTGTACTCTCTCGCTATTTAGATCCCAAATCGAGTGACAAGTAGTTTCAAACCAGATATAGCTACTATCTTTGCGGCGAATGCGGTAGCTAATTGTGTAAATTTCTCTAGAGTTTAAGGTGTGGAGATGGATTTTTTGCAGCGCGGCTAAATCTTCTGGGTGGAAAAACTCGTAAGCTGAACGTCCTAGCATTTCTTCCGGCGTATATCCCAGTAAAGTATGGCAAGCTGGGGAAACATAGAGGTAAATTCCTTCTGGTGTGTGCCTAGAAATCAAATCTGTGGAGTTTTCTGCTAACAAGCGGTAGCGTTCCTCACTTTCTTTGAGTGCTTCTTCTGCTTGTTTGCGATCGGTGATATCAGTTTGTACGCCAACAAAATGCGTCAAGCGACCCCTTGAGTCTCTGACTGGGGAAATTGCTAGTTCATTCCAAAAATAAGTCCCATCTTTGCGATAATTCTTTAAAATTACATGACATTCTTGCTCCAAGCGCAGAGCCTCCCGAATTTTTTGGCGGGCTTTTTCACTTTCGGCATCTGTAGATTGTAAAAATCGGCAGTTGCGTCCAATTACTTCTGAGCGGGAGTAGCCTGTCATTTTTTCAAAGGCTGCATTGCAGTAAATAATTGGGTTGTCTGGTTGAGTATTGTCGGTAATCACGATGCCGTTGCTGCTGGCTGAGATCGCACGCTCCAGCAAGATCAGAGTTTCCTCTGCTTGTTTGCCTTCGGTAATGTCTTCAGAAATGCCTAATAAATATTCTGGTTTGCCTGTTTCATCGAAAATAGGTATTTTTTGGGTATGTAGTATTCTCAAACCTTTATTTTTAGTTTGGATCTGTTCTTCCGGGATATCTAACATCTGACCATTGGCTAAAACTTCTCGGTCTTTACTTATAAAAAAATCTGCTTCTGTTTTGGGGAAGAAATCATAATCGTTCTTGCCAATTAATTGTTCTTTCTCATAGCCGATCAGTTCTGCTCCGGCTTGATTGAAGCTAACAAATGTCAGTTTTTCCGCTTCTTTGACAAAAATTGTATGGGGAATATTTTCGACGATCGATTTGAGTAACTTTTGGGATTTGTGAATTTCCGCTTCCACCGCTCGCCGCTCTGTGATGTCGATCCCCGTGCAGATTATATATTTTACAGTACCTTTTGCGTCTTCGATCGTTGTATTTGACCAGGCAATCCAGCGGCGAGAGCCGTCGGTTGTTTGGCAGTAGTTTTCGTATTGTTTGGGTAGTTGTCTATCTAACTTGCTGTCTTTATTATTGCGAAGCGCCTCAAAAGTAGATTTTAATTCTGAAGTCTCAGCAACCTCGAATAATGCCCAGAGATATTTGCCTTCTACCTCGGAAGCTGAGTAGCCAGTTACGCGCTCGGAGGTGCGGTTAAAGCGGACAATTTTAAAATTTGTATCGAGAATCACGACTAATGCACCGACGGTGTTAAGTGCGGTGGAAAAGAAATCGCGCTCCGATCGCACTACCTCCCAAACTTCTTTGCGATCGTTGATGATGTCTTCGAGCCTGAGAACTTTGCCTCCCAGATTGACTAATTTACGCCGTAAGTCTACCATGCCAGCCACTTGCCGAGCTAATGCTTGAAGTGCATTTCTAGCATTTTCTGTCAATTCTCGCGGCGTAAAGTCCATGACAGACAATATGCCTACAGTTAGTCCTTCGGGAGCGACAATCGGCAGACCCACATAAAATTTTACGCCGGGGTTGGAGGTGACGAGAGGGTGATTGGCAAACCGCTTGTCTGTTGAGGCATCCGGCACGATCGCTAAGTGGTTGTGAGTATTTGCACTTGCGAATGCTGTCTCTGTTTGGGGGAGCAAAGGGGAAGTCTGCTCTCCCTCTTGTCTCTCCTCATTCCGCCTAATGGCGTGTTCGCAGAAATCTAGGTAGCGGTGTGCGGTTCCTTCCTCCATGCCAACTTCTGACTTTAACCACTGGTGGTTAGCATCAATAAAGCTGATGAAAGCGATCGGAGCTTGGCATAAATGAGCAGCCAAGATCGTCAGATCGTCGAAGGAAGCTTCGGGAGCAGAGCCAAGGAGCTGGTATAGACGGAGGTCGTCGAGCCTGAACACTTTGTGATTACTTAGCGATAGTGCTTTCATTTATAACTTCTCCTCCAAATGGAAATCTACCTTTTTTAATAACTTTTGGACAAGCATTAGGTTTAATTCTGTATTTTGGAGAAGAGTTGGGACGAGTGAAACTGAGATTGCCTCTAACGCCTTGAATGACCCTGGAAGTTATACTCGTTTGAGCAAGAACACCACTGATACCAAATATAGATACAATTGAAAACTCTTTTTAATTTTTTTATTATTTTGATTATATTCTAACTGACCCATCTTTAGTTTACGACCGCTAGGTTATCGGCTCAGGAGTGAGGATCGCCAACAATATCTCTACCAATTTCAGCCAGCCTCTACCGAGTTTCAAGGTGGTAACTGCTACGTTTAAGTGAGAAGATTGCAGAAGTGTTAAATTTATTTACATAATTTAATATAATTATAGTGCTAGTGTAGCGGCATAGAGGAGCGAACGCTTGGGAAGAACAGGGATGAGCCAGCCTAGTATCTTTTAATTTCAATCGCGGTTTGATTTCAATCTCTAGTAGGGAATTATCAGCTAGTTCTTGACGATGGCTATTACATCATATCATGTGAATAGACAATTTACCGCTATCGAATGGTAAATAGGTATTCTAAGCATTTATATCAACTGTAGTTAGTTATATCGCGAACTATAAATAGAGTGAGGGAATAAATATGCCTGGAAGTGAAAGTTTGATGCCGACTATCTTAGCAGTGGATGATAGCACTGTTATGCAAGGACTTGTGAAACAGGCGTTAGGCAAAGATTTTCGGGTGTTGGTAACGGACAATGCAGTGGATGCTTTGTCGATGATTTACCATGAAAAGGTAGCCGTGTTGTTGTTGGATGTTTCGATGCCGGGTATTGATGGGTTGGAACTCTGCCGCACGGTACGCAGTTTACCTCAGTTTCATAAATTACCGATCGTGATGCTGACGGCGCGAGATGGAGCTTTTGATAAGGTACAGGGACGTTTGGCGGGGGCAACGGAATATTTGACCAAGCCTTTCGATGCTGAGAAACTGCGCGTAGTTGTGGGTAAGTTTGTCAATATCTGTTAACGGTTAACTGTTTGTTAACTATAGCAACTACCAAGGTGGCTAGGAAGTTCTGATTTCCTTCCACCCTTGATTCTCTTCCCTTATTCCCTTATTCCCTTATTCCCTTATTCCCCTAGTCCCTAGCCCCTAGCCCCTAGTTAGATCTTACTGAGTAGCAAAGGAGCGATCTCGCCGATGGGCAATACGTGCTGGACAGCATTGAGGGCGATCGCTTCTTTTGGCATTCCGAAGACTACGCAGCTAGCTTCATCTTGGGCGATTGTCAGACCTCCAGCTTGCGCGATCGCTAACATTCCCT from Kamptonema formosum PCC 6407 encodes:
- a CDS encoding response regulator, producing MPGSESLMPTILAVDDSTVMQGLVKQALGKDFRVLVTDNAVDALSMIYHEKVAVLLLDVSMPGIDGLELCRTVRSLPQFHKLPIVMLTARDGAFDKVQGRLAGATEYLTKPFDAEKLRVVVGKFVNIC
- a CDS encoding PAS domain S-box protein, encoding MKALSLSNHKVFRLDDLRLYQLLGSAPEASFDDLTILAAHLCQAPIAFISFIDANHQWLKSEVGMEEGTAHRYLDFCEHAIRRNEERQEGEQTSPLLPQTETAFASANTHNHLAIVPDASTDKRFANHPLVTSNPGVKFYVGLPIVAPEGLTVGILSVMDFTPRELTENARNALQALARQVAGMVDLRRKLVNLGGKVLRLEDIINDRKEVWEVVRSERDFFSTALNTVGALVVILDTNFKIVRFNRTSERVTGYSASEVEGKYLWALFEVAETSELKSTFEALRNNKDSKLDRQLPKQYENYCQTTDGSRRWIAWSNTTIEDAKGTVKYIICTGIDITERRAVEAEIHKSQKLLKSIVENIPHTIFVKEAEKLTFVSFNQAGAELIGYEKEQLIGKNDYDFFPKTEADFFISKDREVLANGQMLDIPEEQIQTKNKGLRILHTQKIPIFDETGKPEYLLGISEDITEGKQAEETLILLERAISASSNGIVITDNTQPDNPIIYCNAAFEKMTGYSRSEVIGRNCRFLQSTDAESEKARQKIREALRLEQECHVILKNYRKDGTYFWNELAISPVRDSRGRLTHFVGVQTDITDRKQAEEALKESEERYRLLAENSTDLISRHTPEGIYLYVSPACHTLLGYTPEEMLGRSAYEFFHPEDLAALQKIHLHTLNSREIYTISYRIRRKDSSYIWFETTCHSIWDLNSERVQQLVAVSRDITERKLTEASLWERSRLSILEAEVGAALGGGGTISAILNLCTEAMIQHLDATGVGIWTFNQQAKQLELQASSGVGTGDWANFWYPEEGKRQKAEGRGKGEEQTQELLTLLTQNGVGVAYPQGLTLPGTNSSLDAQNSLNSSNSKPVSIAGTTKPSQNREALSGGKQSLTNQNSFASAAVPITYPLIVEERLVGVMALIASKPVTEGVREVLGWVALAIAVAIDRVKAREELNSRREGLLFRLASQIRDSLDLDTILGTAVNEIRSLLQIDQCHFLWYLPGGTHQLSFAVTHEAGNPKLQHRLLEYPPAQVNLLAEKIRDRQTVRIDDVELDTDLDPEIRAFLRTTQISSQLLLPLETRSGQLGAVVCNHYSGRRDWKDSEVELLHAVVDQLAIAIDQAELYAQTRAAALAAQTQAFHLSDALQSLQQKEAQLIQNEKMSSLGQMVAGVAHEINNPVNFIYGNLTYCEEYVKDILQVLRIYQKHYPNPVPEVKTLTEAIDLDFLVEDLPKILSSMEMGAERIRQIVLSLRNFSRLDEAEMKPVDIHEGIESTLLILHNRLKSKGKNSGIEIIKELGILPRVECYAGQLNQVFMNVIGNAIDALENQPEPRTIRIITGVMAGEEFSQSAFPNPEYVVIRIQDSGAGISDKVKNRLFDPFFTTKPVGKGTGLGLSISYQIVVEKHGGIFKCISEPGQGAEFWIQIPVRPPYHLRPQS
- the purB gene encoding adenylosuccinate lyase, translating into MIDRYTLPEMGEIWTDTAKLKTWLQVEIAVCEAQAELGYIPAEAVEEIKAKANFDPKRVLEIEAEVRHDIIAFLTNVNEYVGDAGRYIHLGLTSSDVVDTALALQLVKSADILLERLECLSQAIRYQAQKHRDTVMVGRSHGIHAEPITFGFKLAGWLAEVCRNRERLVRVRSSIAVGKISGAVGTYANIDPKVEAISCQNLGLEPDTASTQVISRDRHAEYVQTLALIAASIERFAVEIRNLQRTDVLEVEEFFSKGQKGSSAMPHKRNPIRSERLTGLARIIRGHAVAALENVALWHERDISHSSVERIILPEASTLTHFMLSEITDLVKNLLVYPENMKRNMNIYGGVIFSQRVLLALVEKGMNREEAYKIVQSCAHEAWNKNSGNFHDLIAKDSHVTACLTAKEIEDCFDPQYQLRHLDQIYQRLGI
- a CDS encoding helix-turn-helix domain-containing protein, with the translated sequence MNQSKKKILRALGHLVRQRRTALGISQEELGLRANLDRTYISGVERGVRNPSLTALTSLAKGLDLTVSNLLNNLEIVVENIE
- a CDS encoding YifB family Mg chelatase-like AAA ATPase, with translation MLARVWSASIVGIDAVKVGVEVDVSGGLPKIVVVGLPDTAVQEAKERVKATLKNAGYAFPMRSIVINLTPADLRKEGPSFDLSIAVGILAASEQVNADLLGDYLFLGELSLDGSLRPVAGVLPIAAAAKKMGIAGLILPAANAQEAALIEGLSVYGFENIFAVTDFLNNPNCYSPMEVDARKELATTQFNTLDLKDVKGQAHARRALEIAAAGGHNLIFVGPPGSGKTMLARRLPGILPPLSFDEALEVTQIHSVAGLLKDRGRLISDRPFRSPHHSASGPSLVGGGSFPRPGEISLAHRGVLFLDELTEFKRDVLEFLRQPLEDGQVTISRTRQSVVFPAQFTLVSSTNPCACGYYGDPIQQCTCSPQKREQYWAKLSGPLMDRIDLQVAVNRLKPEEITRQSTGEESEPVRVRVQEARSRARERFKLESNLRCNAEMQSRHINKWCQLDDASRNLLEGAIRKLGLSARASDRILKVARTIADLGRDESLKSNHVAEAIQYRTIDRMQ
- a CDS encoding DNA cytosine methyltransferase — its product is MEAIQLSLFSSDENPISAPRQKQVKLGRYERIKRQLETDDSDPYKIFIDIKSPLLPASGYTFVDLFCGAGGMTQGLVQAGFQPVASVEANPIASATHQKNFPKCHHFCGDIKSFSPQQWLSQINSPKVHLVVGGPPCQGFSVAGKRDPNDPRNRLFKEFVRAVSEIHPWYVVMENVPGILTIQKGAVKKAICEAFDEIGYPHVSVAILEYRHRQHIEMRLSVFLHTLDNAIVGQTED
- a CDS encoding M15 family metallopeptidase, producing MKLSNFGLSNFGKYLIIFLVVLLSVISINLTIVRATDPPTVINDEASPISKPTESMPLYQVPSWARTIDIRTVNPNIRLDIRYATTNNFLKRKLYSVARCALRASVAQRLSRVQENVQKIGLSLKVYDCYRPLSVTKQMWAAMPDSRYVANPARGSRHNRGAAVDLTLVDRSGKELEMPTGFDDFTEKAHRDYLGGSVQSRKNSQLLERVMKAQGFVSLSTEWWHFDSEDWEKFSLLDVPLQAIR